The window TTCTTTTCCTCCGAAATCGTATAACGGAAAAATATCGAAAGCGGCCTCTTCGTAAGGATGGACTTTCTTCATTTCTTCTATCGCCTGCTTTATAAATCTTTCTTCTATCAATATTTCTACTTTAGATTCGTCGACGAAAGAAGTTTTTCCGGATTCCCCTATAAACGGGTCTGAGCCGGATAAAGGCTTAAAGGAGCCTTTACCTTTAGTTTCAAAAGAGCAATTTTCATAGTTTCCTATTTTTGGATTTCCGTATTTAAAAAGAGCTTCTCTAACCGCTCTTACATAACCTTTGGGAATAAAAACCGATAATTTATAAAGATTTCTTTTCCCGGATACAAGGGGCATAATTTCCTTTGCCGACAGCTTGTTTATAATATAACGGCTCATAGAATATGCGGAGGAATCGAAATTAGTATGCATAGCATAAACGCAGATTTTATTATTTATTAGAACTTCCGAAAATCTGCCCGACGGAGAGTTTAAGTCTATAAAGGGTAGAGGATGAAAAAAGAGCGGGTGGTGAATTAATATAAGGTTAGAATTGGTTTTAAGCGATAAATCTAAGGACTTTTTAGAAATGTCTAACGATGTTACTATGCCTGTTACCGGCGAATTGGATAATTTTACCTGATAACCCGAATTATCCCAATCTTCCTGCAAATCTGGCGGTATCAGGTTTTCTAATTTATCTACTACATCTTTTATAAATAATGACATTTTTAAAATGGTGGGCCCACCCGGGTTCGAACCAGGGACCAACCGGTTATGAGCCGGCCGCTCTACCAGCTGAGCTATAGGCCCTAAATCCACTACTTTACAAATGTTTTAAGCCTTTTAGAACGGCTCGGATGTCTGAGCTTTCTAAGGGCTTTTGCTTCTATCTGCCTTATTCTTTCTCTTGTAACTCCAAACTCTTGCCCTACTTCTTCTAAGGTATGGTCGGATTTAATTCCTATTCCAAACCTCATGCGTAAAACTTTTTCTTCTCTTTCGGTAAGAGAAGAAAGAACTTTTCCCGTCTGCTCTTCAAGGTCGGAATTTATTGCCGCTTCCAAAGGCAAAACGGTAGTTTTATCTTCAATAAAATCGCCGAGATGCGTATCTTCTTCTTCGCCTATGGGAGTTTCGAGAGAAATAGGCTCTTTTGCAATCTTTAAAACCTTTCTTACTTTATCTATAGGCAAATCCATTCTTTCGGCAATTTCTTCCGGAACAGGCTCTCTTCCAATCTCCTGGACCAAAGCTCTTGAAGTCCTGATTAATTTATTAATGGTTTCTATCATATGAACCGGTATCCTTATAGTCCTTGCCTGATCGGCAATCGCTCTGGTAATAGCCTGTCTTATCCACCAAGTAGCGTATGTAGAAAACTTATAGCCTCTTTGATACTGGAATTTTTCGACCGCTTTCATAAGACCTATATTGCCTTCTTGAATAAGGTCTAAAAATTGAAGCCCTCTATTGGAATATTTTTTTGCTATAGAAACCACGAGCCTCAAATTAGCTTCTACTAATTCGGTTTTTGCCGCTTTAGACTTCTCTTCGCCTATTTTTATAGCTTCGACTATTTTTTTAAGTTCGTTTTTGGATACGCCTACCTCTTTCTCGGAAACTGCAATCTTTGTCTTATACTCGTTTATGAGCTTATTAATGCTTTCTTGGCGTTTATGCTCCTGAGATTTAGACTGTTCTCCGATTTCGTTTTTCTTACTATAAGCGGATTCAAGCTCTTTAATACTTTCTTCGAATTCCAATATTTTGATATTATGATTTTTAAGCCTCATTATAACTTTATCGGATATTTTCTTTTTGAGTCTTAAATCTTTAATGTAACCGAGTATTTTTTTCTTTGATTCCGCCGTTAGATTTTTATGCCCTACCCAAGAAATAGATTTTGAAGAATTATCTGAATCTATATCTTCTATATTATCTTCATCGGATTCTGTTTCGTCCGAACCTTCTTCTCTTAAAGAAATTTTATTTTTCTTTGATTTTTTAGAAACATTTTCGGTCTTAGATTTATCTTCCTTATATTTTACTTCTTTTTTTATTTTTTCAATAATAGAT of the Candidatus Acidulodesulfobacterium acidiphilum genome contains:
- a CDS encoding Nif3-like dinuclear metal center hexameric protein — encoded protein: MSLFIKDVVDKLENLIPPDLQEDWDNSGYQVKLSNSPVTGIVTSLDISKKSLDLSLKTNSNLILIHHPLFFHPLPFIDLNSPSGRFSEVLINNKICVYAMHTNFDSSAYSMSRYIINKLSAKEIMPLVSGKRNLYKLSVFIPKGYVRAVREALFKYGNPKIGNYENCSFETKGKGSFKPLSGSDPFIGESGKTSFVDESKVEILIEERFIKQAIEEMKKVHPYEEAAFDIFPLYDFGGKETGMGAVGNLKNAATLGKILENIHSIFSPVFINYCGKLNKKIKKIAVVSGSGFSFIDNAIKAGCDLLISSELKHSTAIRANLSGISLIEMSHFDTEKYFTEITKDIIEKEFNSNIPVFENNDENSPFNKFK
- the rpoD gene encoding RNA polymerase sigma factor RpoD — its product is MTKKNIENKKNNKNKANKTEANNKADKNNTVKEQKPSDTLKKQKKEKEIETLILNKSIEKAKERSGGRLSYDEFNDILPQDIVSSDQIDDLISMLGEKDIEIGRDASSIFGKSSSKFADDEIFSDELEDEEDLSLKTNDPVRMYLKEMGSVALLTREREIEIAKSIEEGEEEIFSSVLNSDILIRWVISIGDKLKNGDLNITGIVSDFDDVDFPSEKDIEKAESRFLSIIEKIKKEVKYKEDKSKTENVSKKSKKNKISLREEGSDETESDEDNIEDIDSDNSSKSISWVGHKNLTAESKKKILGYIKDLRLKKKISDKVIMRLKNHNIKILEFEESIKELESAYSKKNEIGEQSKSQEHKRQESINKLINEYKTKIAVSEKEVGVSKNELKKIVEAIKIGEEKSKAAKTELVEANLRLVVSIAKKYSNRGLQFLDLIQEGNIGLMKAVEKFQYQRGYKFSTYATWWIRQAITRAIADQARTIRIPVHMIETINKLIRTSRALVQEIGREPVPEEIAERMDLPIDKVRKVLKIAKEPISLETPIGEEEDTHLGDFIEDKTTVLPLEAAINSDLEEQTGKVLSSLTEREEKVLRMRFGIGIKSDHTLEEVGQEFGVTRERIRQIEAKALRKLRHPSRSKRLKTFVK